A segment of the Lolium perenne isolate Kyuss_39 chromosome 3, Kyuss_2.0, whole genome shotgun sequence genome:
CGATCTATCAGCAATAAACCATGTCCAAAACTATGTCACTAATAAAATAAATAAACGAGAAACACCACTCCCTTCCGATCCATGTACTCCGGTACATTGTGTTTTGAGTTTTCTTTTAGAGTGTGTACAATGTAAGATGTTGAAAAGGAGGCGAGTCTAGCTCACTTGGTTAGTCAAGTGGATGTATAGCCCATCCATCTAGATTCAAATCCCCAATACGTTAGATTTGAATTCTTATTAAATTTTATAAAAAGAATCATCACATAGGTTTTCTCTACCGCACTTCTTTCCAAAGATATAACATGTTGAAATCAAGATAATTCTCATAAATAATTAGACTATAAATTAGGCAGGTGTGGTTTTCTAGTTAGCGCGTGCAGTTAGCTGTCTAAATCATCCGGACAGATGAGCACTTCCCAACAACACTCACTCACTCAGGTCACAATCGACTCATGAGGTTCTTGCTCCACAACACGACGACAGTAAATTATCTTTCCTTCTCTCCATTTATTTTGCTAAGATACGTTTAGCTCTGGACAGCTTGAAGTACTACTGTACTAGACATTAACTTAGTCGTGAAGCAAGTCAAGCATCTGCATTTTGTTGCGTCACCACGCCTACTCACAGCTGTGTCGCCACGTGCACCATTCTCCAGCACAAAAACTGAATCTCGTATCAGCTGATCAAATAATAGTACAGTATCGTACTAACCTACAAAGAAAGAACTTGTGTAACGCTAAAAAAGAAAGGAGACATCACCGTCCACAATCCATCCACGTGGTCTGATTCCATTCAATTAATATGAAACGAAAACAGCAGCAGCTTCAACTTTGGCTGGCTTTGCACCGACAACACTACACTTTTCGTCGGTGTCACGTTATTTATATATATATGGTCATTCCTTCTCTCTCTGGAAGCGACACGGTAGTCAGGATCTGATACAATTTATAAATCATATATTGGGAATAAAGGATAATGGTAGATGTGTCACATTTGTTCCTTTTGATTGGATGTACAAATGTACACCCATTATTTTTGAAAAAATCTTGTATGTTTGTGTATAATTCACATAAGCATAAGGAATATTAATAAAACTATGACTTTTACCCTACGAGCCCCAAATGTCTTAGCAAAGAAGATTCCATTCAATGTTGAATGAACAAGACTTCAACTTTGGCTTGCACCAACCGACCAGACCACACTGCTACGTTCGTCTCACTTTTTGACGGAGTCACGTCGTCATACCGTGGAGAGGCAGACAAGCAACGAATTAGACTGGTTTCGTGCAAAAAGACAAAGTCATTTCCTTCGCCTTCGTCTGCCTCCATCATGGCAGATGAACGTATGCCATGGGTGGGTGGGGTGGGGtgtgggggaggggggggggggggggcagctgccccctcaATCTATTTGCCCCCTCTAAAATCCTCAATGGTCTGTCGAGGCTCGTCAAGTAAAACATTTTTCTCTTTGTAATATGGCCAACTCCTCGATCATCGGCGAATGCATTCATCCGGTCAAGCAGGGGAGAGATGTTGCGGCCTATTCCACTCCAGCAGTAGACACGCCTCCACTGCCACCAAGTATGGCTGAGCTGCAGGCGGCCCTAAATAAGGCGCAGAATGCTTCACCGGAAGAAGACGTCTACGAGAGGAACTTAGGAGCGACAGGTAAGCAAAGTGTTTAAACTCGTGAAAAGCAAAGAGTGTCAGTTTGCATTGCGGTTTTTTCGGTAGCTTTTCATTAGAGATTTAGCAGGGATTAGTGTCAAAATTTTACGTACCATTTCCGTGATGAATTATTCAAAGATTGGCTATTGCGCCCCCGCAAATTTTATTTTTGGCTATTGCAGCATATCAACTTGTCAACATAGACCAATTATGTCTGCTCAGACCAATTGCGCAGTACAATATTCATTCATCTATAGGTTATAGTCGACATTATGTACCGAATAGCTCGTGTTGTCATGCTTCCAGGTTAGATATGTTGTGCAACAGACTAAAGCGGACTTGTGGCTCTCGGGTGCAACGCACCCCATAGACCAAAAAAATTATAGTAATTTTAAAaggtcaatttttttttgaatcttCCTGGAAACCAAGGATGATCATGTTTGTACTCGTAAAAAAAATTTGGACACGAAATGATTCCCATGGACTCCAGGGCAAAAAGACAAAATTATGACGAATATAAAGTGAATAGTACCTGGTCATGAGGCGTTTCGAGTTTTTTTTTTACCCATGATACAATAAAAGTAATTTCCTACGAAAATATTTTGTTCCAAGTACAATATATGATCATCTTTGATTCCCAAAAAAGATTGAATTTATTAAACTTTTTTAATGTATTTTTTCCCAAGTATTGGGGTGCGTTGCACCCGAGAGCTCCTTTGTATTTCCCTGCAACGGACTACATATTTTCCTGCCAGTTCCCTGTGTAGCTAGACTCTTGTGTAGCTAGACTCTATTCCTGTACATGGATTGCCCTCTACTCTCGGTCTGAATGTAGTACATTTGATATGTCCTACGTAGGGGTGGAAATGGATCGGATGCGGATCGGATAGTGCCCTTCTCATATCTGTTTCCATATTTCCAAAACAAATATGGATGCAGATACGGATATTGCTGAATACGAAGTCGGCGCGGATGTTACTCGAATACGAATACAGATCGGATGTTTTCTCAATTCGGAGTGGATACGAATATAAGGAAATAATAGATTCATGTTTTATAATGAGCAAACATAGAATGGTAGAGAGATAAATATACTAATATAATGCATAGTAGTTTCAAATGAAATGACATAAAAAGACCATTTGGCCCATTTGTTAGTTTCTCTATGTTAGATAATTGACATATTAGGGTCGAATTACTAAAATTGGCTGATATAATCTTACTTGGATACGGATATAGATATTGACATATTAGGGTCGAATTACTAAAATTGGCTGATATAATCTTACTTCGATACGGATATATCCATTTCCATATCCACATTTGCTTCAAAATTCAATACCATATTTGTATTTGAAAACGGATCCGGATATTTACCATGCATATATAGGCCCTTAACGGAAGATGAAAAGAAAAAGTAGAGTCGTATTTGCAGGCCCAACGGAAGCCCGGTCGGTTTGCAGGCCGACTAGATTGAAGCAAGCCACTCTCATACACCATTTTCGCATCTTCTCCTctcacgccgccgccgctggcGTCGACCGCCTGTCCGACCTCCCCGAcgacctcctccgccgcgtcctCCACTTCGCCCCGCTCAGGGAGGCCGCCTCCACGACGGCGCTCTCGCGGCGATGGCGCGCGCCGCTCTGGCGCTCCTCGGGCGCCCTAAACCTCGAGACGGGCAACGTCCGCAACTGCTACGACAACCCGCGCTTCTTCACCCAGCGCGACTGCTTCGTCACCACGTCCCAGTCAGGAGGCTCACCCTGCGGCTCGACTCCGACCTCAACGAAAGGCAAGCCTGCAGCAATGGCAATCTTGAACATGCTCCGATGTTGTCCCACGCTCGCTGCCCTCAGGATAAACCTCACCCTGGAGAAACAAGCAGAATCCTCAATTAAAAAAGGGGTACCCGACACACGAACTCCTCAAAAGGAAATTCAGATCGCTGCCTTGGCTCAGTGCCACTTGTTCCAATGCTTGCAGAGCTCTCTCAGGAGAGTGGGCTTGCAGTTCCAGCTAGAGAAATCGAACTGTCTTGGTGTCAAGCTGATAAAGTTCTTCGCTGATAATGCAATAGTTCTTGAAGAAATGTATATTGATGGTGGAGACGAAAATTTGTGTGAGCAAATGAATCCAAAGACTGAAAAGTGGAACTCAAAAAGGATAAAATCAGGGGCGACAAGTTTTGTGGTCCGACCTCTTAAGAGGTGACTGTACAAAGAAGGTGAATTTTAGTAAGTTTACTCTTATTATTTAGGTACTGTTTTCTTAATGTTGGAGTATCTGTTGGGCTGTCTTCTTGTTGTTGTGGTCCATCTGGCCCAGCCCAGTCGTGACCTATATAAGTTGCTTCTATCTCTGTAACCCTAAGCTGAGAGAGTTCCCTGCAGCCTCCTtctacctcaggttaggccctcacctctgtccacatggtatcagagcaaagggcaGTGAGGGCAACGACGGGAAGGATTGCCGATCTGGAAGCCTAGTCTGCTGTGGCAGCTAGGAGGAAGAGGGAAGAGGAAGAAAGTAGGCTGCCGGCGgctaggaggaagaggaagggagcaggctgctgcggcggcaaggaggggaaggcagtgacgaGTAAGGAGGCGAAGAGGGCATCCTGCAGGTAAGCCCTTTGGTGTTTCTAAGAGGTTAGTTTGGTGTCAAGCATGGGGGACAACAGGGATTTGGCCAAGGCTCTGGAGAAGCTGGCAGAACTTATCACTACcaaaggagatggaggaggaggatctgCTGGAGGGGGAGCAATCGTTCCTCATACCAACATCGGTCAGAAACTTGAGCTGCAGGCGAATGAAATCAAGTTGGAAGGAGTGGCCAACTATCTCCGGTGGTCAAGGAGGGCACTGCTGATTTTGAACTCAAAAGGGCTGGATGAACGTGTGAGTGGTGAAGCTGCAGAACCAGCGGACAAGGCCAGTCCGGAATGGAAACAGTGGAATGCCACAAATTCTCTGATTGTGGCATGGTTGCTTAACTCTTTGGTTCCTAACATTGCTGCTTCTGTAGAGGCACTCACAAAAGCTTCAGAGGTATGGGACACCTTATCAAATCTATATTCTGGAAAGGGGAACATTATGTTGATTGCTGAGATTGAGGATAAAGTGCATGACTTGCAACAAGGAAACAAATCTGTGATGGCATATGTGGCTGAGTTGCAGCATCTTTGGGGAGATTTAGATCATGTTGATCCTCTGGAACTTGCCCATGGGGAGTGTGTGAGTGCTGCTGCAAGCTGGATTGAACGTCGGCGAGTCATGAAGTTCTTGAAAGGTCTCAATCAAGATTTTGAGGGGAGAAGGGCTGCTTTACTGCATCAAACCACTACCCCTTCTCTCAAAGAAGCCATTGCAGCTATGTCCAGAGAGGAAGTGCGTCTGAATATGACAAAGGGAAGCGATTCTGTCCCGCATCCGACCTTCTACACTACCGAGAGACAAGAGATGAGAGACTGCTATACTTGTGGACAAAAGGGACACTTGAAGCATCAATGTACCTCCTTTGCTACACCCAGTAGGGGGAGAGGAGGATACACACATGGCAGAGGAAGCTACAGAGGAAGAGGTGATGGCAGAGGTGGTGGACAGCCATATGGACAGTAGTATGGAAGAGGTGGTGGACAGCAGTATGGCAGAGGTGGTGGACAGCCATATGGATATCAGTATGGCAGAGGTAGTGGACAACCATATGGACAACAATATGGCAGGGGTGGTGGACAGCAGCACGCTATATCACCCAAGGCACATATGGCAGCAACTTCAGAGCTAACTACCAGTACCTCTCAGGGACAATCAAAGGAAGAAGGACAGAATGAAGCAACCTTTGGGAACTTTGCTCACTATGTCTACAAAGATGAAGGTAATATTGATCGAGTTTCTATAGCCACTCATAATGCTAATTCAGATTGGATTCTTGATTCTGGGGCATCCAAACATGTTACTGGGAATATTACTGAGTTTGACTCTTATACTAAGTATCCTCCCACACATAGAGGCACTATCCAAACAGCAGATGGCACAGCACAATCTATAAAAGGGGAGGGGTCGGTGCAATGTACACCCAACATAAAATTGTCATCAGTTCTACATGTTCCTGCTTTTCAAAGAATCTGCTATCTCTAAGTGCCCTGATTGATCAGCAGGACTACCGTATAATAGTTGAcagatatatgtgtttaattcagGAAAGGGAGAGCAGCAGGAAGATTGGGACTGCAACCAGGCATAGGGGTCTTTGGCACATAGATCGTGACAAGATGGGGCATGATGCTAGTTCTGTGTTTGCTGCGATTGTTGGAGGAAAGGAGAGTATGGCCCTAGTTCATCATTGTCGAATGGGCCACATGGCATTTGATAAAATGTTTCGAGTTTTTCCTGATGTAATGAATGGAGTGGACAAAACCAAATTATGTTGTGATGCCTGCGAATATGCTAAGCATACGAGAACCTCTTATGTTAGTAGAGGGATCAGAAGTGTATCCCCATTTGTGTTAGTGCACTCTGATGTATGGACGTGTCCTGTTGTGTCAGTAAGTGGCATGAAGTACTTTGTGACTTTTATTGACTGCTATTCCAGAATGACTTGGATTTATCTTATGCGTCACAAAGATGAAGTGTTCACTTGCTTTCAGAGTTTTTGTGCCTATGTGAAGAACCAATTTAATGTTCAGGTGCAAGTGATCAGAACTGATAATGGTACTGAATATATCAACAAACCTTTTGCTGATTTCTTATCTTCGCAAGGTATACTGCACCAGACT
Coding sequences within it:
- the LOC139838675 gene encoding uncharacterized protein, which encodes MGDNRDLAKALEKLAELITTKGDGGGGSAGGGAIVPHTNIGQKLELQANEIKLEGVANYLRWSRRALLILNSKGLDERVSGEAAEPADKASPEWKQWNATNSLIVAWLLNSLVPNIAASVEALTKASEVWDTLSNLYSGKGNIMLIAEIEDKVHDLQQGNKSVMAYVAELQHLWGDLDHVDPLELAHGECVSAAASWIERRRVMKFLKGLNQDFEGRRAALLHQTTTPSLKEAIAAMSREEVRLNMTKGSDSVPHPTFYTTERQEMRDCYTCGQKGHLKHQCTSFATPSRGRGGYTHGRGSYRGRGDGRGGGQPYGQ